The Sandaracinaceae bacterium genome segment GAGATAGGCCGTGTTCCAGGTGTCGAGAGGGCGCAGGAATCCATTGGCCACTCCTTCTTCGAGGAGCGTTCGAAACGCCGTCACCCAGCGAAGATACGCGTCGCCGACGGGGTCTCCTGTGCCCGCCAACTCCCAGTCCATGGAGGCCCGTTCCGATGCGAACGTTATGAAGAACTCGCGCTGTGATTCGATGGTCGTCAGCTGGCGGCGCAGCAACCACTCAAACCGTTGGTCAAAGGGCAGGGTGGGCAGGAGCGGGTCACCGAATGGGGCGAGGACCACATCCGCGGTGTTGTCCAACATCGCTCGGTAGAGCGCTTCCTTGCTCTCGAAGTAGCGGTAGAGCGAGCTGGGAGACATCCCAGCCTCACGAGCCACATCGTCCACGCTC includes the following:
- a CDS encoding TetR/AcrR family transcriptional regulator, which codes for MSNPTQERRHARARSEIIESAARAFAKKGFHGTSVDDVAREAGMSPSSLYRYFESKEALYRAMLDNTADVVLAPFGDPLLPTLPFDQRFEWLLRRQLTTIESQREFFITFASERASMDWELAGTGDPVGDAYLRWVTAFRTLLEEGVANGFLRPLDTWNTAYLVTGALSATVFRWIRGNCRSLFRTTCRSCST